In Myxococcales bacterium, one genomic interval encodes:
- the rpsO gene encoding 30S ribosomal protein S15, producing MTMTQQTKKELIDSYRTHEGDTGSPEVQVAILTKRIDKLAGHFDAHKKDHASRRGLLMMVGRRRKLLSYLKKVDDSRYRDLIARLGIRK from the coding sequence ATGACAATGACGCAACAGACGAAAAAAGAGTTGATCGACAGCTACCGCACGCACGAAGGTGACACCGGTTCGCCTGAGGTGCAGGTCGCCATCCTCACGAAGAGGATTGACAAGCTTGCCGGGCACTTCGACGCTCATAAGAAAGATCATGCCAGCCGCCGCGGTCTGCTGATGATGGTTGGGCGCCGACGTAAGCTTTTGAGCTATCTCAAGAAGGTCGATGACAGCCGCTACAGGGATCTCATCGCTAGGCTCGGCATAAGGAAGTAA